From Fundulus heteroclitus isolate FHET01 chromosome 5, MU-UCD_Fhet_4.1, whole genome shotgun sequence, a single genomic window includes:
- the si:ch211-243a20.4 gene encoding uncharacterized protein si:ch211-243a20.4 isoform X1 has translation MEAQHFCRHSLTWSWIFIFSFLSAYTGVTAQVAEIKLNSTVFVAFSGGELTLEVTVHTPTNQTEDELRCYDPFNSQIGIFHISPTQREKPVRRQLKNMSQSGMYTCKYLEAEVKWFLRVTDKFHVKSPMLDYREIIIVGLFTGVLLVFSVLGSVCVFRGHWIETSSNSLVRSRKQKERREEKETENEEDNMDMTTAQSSSFYASLEPRTRSIYDVLDHSAAKSDEQQTKTKSPETELSKEVKQTPEHQDEGIFESVYENF, from the exons ATGGAAGCTCAACACTTTTGTCGTCATTCCCTTACCTGGTCTTGgatatttatattttcctttCTGTCTGCATATACAGGAGTAACTGCACAAG TTGCAGAGATAAAGCTGAACAGCACGGTGTTTGTGGCCTTCTCGGGTGGAGAGTTGACTCTTGAAGTTACTGTCCACACTCCAACCAACCAAACTGAAGATGAGCTACGTTGCTACGACCCTTTTAATAGTCAGATAGGCATATTCCATATCAGTCCTACACAAAGAGAGAAACCCGTACGACGACAGCTGAAGAACATGAGCCAATCAGGAATGTACACGTGCAAATATCTTGAGGCTGAGGTGAAGTGGTTTCTACGAGTGACAG ATAAGTTCCACGTGAAGTCTCCGATGTTGGACTACAGAGAGATCATCATAGTGGGTCTCTTCACTGGCGTGCTGCTGGTCTTCAGCGTGCTTGGTTCGGTTTGTGTCTTCAGAGGACATTGG ATAGAGACCAGCTCTAACTCTCTGGTCAGGAGCAGAAAAcagaaggagaggagagaagagaagGAGACGGAAAATGAGGAAGACAACATGGACATGACAACAGCTCAGTCGTCTTCTTTCTATGCT AGTCTAGAGCCTCGGACCAGGTCCATTTATGACGTGCTGGACCACTCAGCTGCCAAAAGTGATGAGCAGCAAACGAAAACTAAATCCCCAGAAACAGAACTCTCGAAAGAG GTGAAGCAAACCCCTGAACACCAGGATGAAGGCATCTTTGAGTCTGTTTATGAGAACTTTTGA
- the si:ch211-243a20.3 gene encoding uncharacterized protein si:ch211-243a20.3, translated as MAPLCVLMVLTVVATATGARARSEENELDHGYWNYREGADSVNVASVRSVTRVLDAWGKHIFREIKTLLHSQPSTLLPDYSRVRPLSESLNDLFKEVSMLRHRITELSHRLATLEPFLRRHGYRGDETKGAGGDSRPQSLHGEAASLARYAPESTVRGSRVVRRRRVRVLKNRGAGSG; from the exons ATGGCCCCTCTCTGTGTGTTGATGGTGTTGACGGTGGTTGCCACAGCAACGGGGGCCCGCGCACGCAGCGAGGAGAACGAGCTGGACCACGGCTACTGGAACTACAGAGAAGGAG CGGACAGTGTCAACGTGGCCTCGGTGCGCAGCGTGACCAGGGTTTTGGACGCCTGGGGAAAACACATCTTCAGGGAGATAAAGACGTTGCTGCACTCTCAGCCCAGCACTCTGCTGCCTGACTACTCCAG GGTGCGCCCTCTGTCCGAGTCTCTCAACGACCTCTTTAAGGAAGTGTCCATGCTGCGCCACCGTATCACAGAGCTCTCTCATCGCCTAGCAACACTAGAGCCCTTCCTCCGTCGCCACGGTTACCGAGGGGATGAAACGAAAGGGGCAGGAGGTGACAGCAGGCCACAGAGTCTTCACGGGGAGGCCGCCAGCCTCGCCCGGTACGCCCCTGAGAGCACAGTGAGGGGGAGCCGGGTGGTGAGGAGGAGACGGGTGAGGGTCCTCAAGAACAGGGGTGCTGGTTCAGGCTGA
- the si:ch211-243a20.4 gene encoding uncharacterized protein si:ch211-243a20.4 isoform X2 — protein MEAQHFCRHSLTWSWIFIFSFLSAYTGVTAQEIKLNSTVFVAFSGGELTLEVTVHTPTNQTEDELRCYDPFNSQIGIFHISPTQREKPVRRQLKNMSQSGMYTCKYLEAEVKWFLRVTDKFHVKSPMLDYREIIIVGLFTGVLLVFSVLGSVCVFRGHWIETSSNSLVRSRKQKERREEKETENEEDNMDMTTAQSSSFYASLEPRTRSIYDVLDHSAAKSDEQQTKTKSPETELSKEVKQTPEHQDEGIFESVYENF, from the exons ATGGAAGCTCAACACTTTTGTCGTCATTCCCTTACCTGGTCTTGgatatttatattttcctttCTGTCTGCATATACAGGAGTAACTGCACAAG AGATAAAGCTGAACAGCACGGTGTTTGTGGCCTTCTCGGGTGGAGAGTTGACTCTTGAAGTTACTGTCCACACTCCAACCAACCAAACTGAAGATGAGCTACGTTGCTACGACCCTTTTAATAGTCAGATAGGCATATTCCATATCAGTCCTACACAAAGAGAGAAACCCGTACGACGACAGCTGAAGAACATGAGCCAATCAGGAATGTACACGTGCAAATATCTTGAGGCTGAGGTGAAGTGGTTTCTACGAGTGACAG ATAAGTTCCACGTGAAGTCTCCGATGTTGGACTACAGAGAGATCATCATAGTGGGTCTCTTCACTGGCGTGCTGCTGGTCTTCAGCGTGCTTGGTTCGGTTTGTGTCTTCAGAGGACATTGG ATAGAGACCAGCTCTAACTCTCTGGTCAGGAGCAGAAAAcagaaggagaggagagaagagaagGAGACGGAAAATGAGGAAGACAACATGGACATGACAACAGCTCAGTCGTCTTCTTTCTATGCT AGTCTAGAGCCTCGGACCAGGTCCATTTATGACGTGCTGGACCACTCAGCTGCCAAAAGTGATGAGCAGCAAACGAAAACTAAATCCCCAGAAACAGAACTCTCGAAAGAG GTGAAGCAAACCCCTGAACACCAGGATGAAGGCATCTTTGAGTCTGTTTATGAGAACTTTTGA
- the zgc:101679 gene encoding 40-kDa huntingtin-associated protein, whose translation MAAEGDFLARYRAVSNKLKKRFLRKPNVAEASEQFGQLAKELKQQDCLQYAAFCNLAMARCEQTLFNAPGEALALTDAARLFLSSEREIRALQAPGFDEHLQAALNCYSFAVKVYIEMNQPVMAASLCLELGNALKEMNRPGEAIVHFQRAADLQTQTPVEALLSMGEMATCKILTRDYDGALSVFTEMQLMCQERGLQLPGTTQPIGAFLDIVAKCEISRVLLLMLLEPPPQKLLPEHAQTLERYAWESFDPHSQVTFLPENVFLLLQSVVMACQEKDTESLKALQTELWPFLTAEQNHLLHLVVLERIAPYGQGI comes from the exons ATGGCTGCGGAAGGAGATTTCCTGGCGAGATACAGAGCCGtgtcaaataaattaaagaa ACGTTTCCTCCGAAAGCCCAATGTAGCTGAAGCCAGCGAGCAGTTTG GTCAGCTGGCGAAGGAGCTGAAGCAGCAGGACTGCCTTCAGTATGCGGCTTTCTGTAACCTGGCCATGGCTCG GTGCGAGCAGACTCTGTTCAACgctcctggagaagctctggcCCTGACCGACGCAGCAcgtctcttcctctcctccgaGAGGGAGATCAGAGCGCTGCAGGCGCCGGGCTTCGACGAGCACCTCCAGGCCGCCCTCAACTGCTACAGCTTCGCCGTTAAG GTGTACATTGAGATGAACCAGCCTGTGATGGCAGCCAGCCTGTGCTTGGAGCTCGGCAACGCGCTCAAG GAAATGAACCGACCAGGAGAGGCCATCGTCCACTTCCAGAGGGCTGCCGATTTGCAGACGCAGACGCCCGTGGAAGCCCTGCTGTCCATGGGAGAGATGGCCACGTGTAAAATCCTCACGC GCGACTATGACGGAGCTCTGTCGGTGTTCACAGAGATGCAGCTGATGTGTCAGGAGAGAGGCCTGCAGCTGCCCGGCACCACACAGCCAATCG ggGCCTTTTTGGACATCGTGGCAAAATGTGAGATATCCAGAGTGCTGCTGCTGATGTTACTAGAG CCTCCGCCTCAGAAGTTGCTACCAGAACATGCTCAGACCCTGGAGAGGTATGCCTGGGAGTCCTTCGACCCTCACAGCCAAG TGACCTTCCTGCCTGAGAACGTGTTCCTGCTTCTGCAGTCTGTGGTG ATGGCGTGTCAGGAGAAAGACACGGAGTCCCTGAAGGCCTTGCAGACCGAGCTGTG GCCCTTCCTGACGGCCGAGCAGAATCACCTCCTCCACCTGGTGGTTCTGGAGAGAATTGCGCCGTATGGTCAAGGCATTTAG